The following coding sequences lie in one Mycobacterium gordonae genomic window:
- a CDS encoding EspA/EspE family type VII secretion system effector, whose amino-acid sequence MVLGEALQLIGNLVGVGQQFAGAGLGAAGIGGKSSDEYYASMQTSMIGDVLRYPAGKFWYLDIMDGLSGPYFEHIDALSEDQIDSFLQAGEIILKVIAVVDVLELMTGFGPPADGGDVEAGSAEFSALCGQLKSALPDSRWQGSASQAYAAQDTLLQNLAQRLAELDHAFAGLVKDQADWVVHTRLAMGVVKDILVAAFLLTFVLGFSPWAGPVVARVFALTVAALAMSTVLGMVGALVNFSVNNGREADSLAGEYREVVTAAGVVSPSGLAKAAGSVQGPAAVQSGVGSAGSVAEGGSGESAMPSVAVLAGSGMASQGSTVTQRATLGALTGDGAGVGDGSVPAWPGLPVPGGARLSWPVAPGVAAVTRAGQASGVSGSGGPPGKAVDQGGAPLGLVAAMAGKGHVPAPAARTAAAPGAPAGVDPHDAAALTGDLEGAGPDTNSQLGRPARPATIDSGVVAPSRPPLNSGSTP is encoded by the coding sequence GTGGTTCTCGGTGAAGCCCTGCAGCTGATTGGCAATTTGGTCGGGGTGGGGCAGCAATTCGCTGGCGCAGGACTCGGCGCCGCTGGTATTGGTGGGAAATCGAGTGATGAATATTACGCATCGATGCAGACCAGTATGATCGGCGACGTGTTAAGATATCCGGCTGGAAAATTCTGGTACTTGGACATCATGGATGGCCTGTCGGGCCCGTATTTCGAGCACATAGACGCGTTGTCAGAAGACCAAATAGATTCCTTTCTGCAAGCGGGTGAGATCATCCTGAAAGTTATTGCTGTTGTTGATGTGTTGGAGTTGATGACGGGGTTTGGGCCGCCTGCCGATGGGGGTGACGTGGAGGCTGGTTCGGCAGAATTCAGCGCGCTTTGTGGGCAGTTGAAGTCGGCTCTTCCGGATTCGCGTTGGCAGGGTTCGGCGTCGCAAGCTTATGCTGCTCAGGACACGCTGCTGCAAAATCTTGCGCAGCGGTTGGCGGAGTTGGATCATGCGTTTGCTGGGTTGGTGAAAGATCAGGCCGATTGGGTGGTGCATACCCGGTTGGCGATGGGTGTGGTGAAGGACATCCTTGTCGCGGCGTTCCTGTTGACGTTTGTTCTGGGATTTTCGCCGTGGGCTGGCCCGGTGGTCGCGCGGGTTTTCGCGCTTACCGTTGCTGCGCTTGCGATGTCAACTGTGCTGGGTATGGTTGGCGCTTTGGTTAATTTTTCGGTGAACAATGGGCGTGAGGCTGACAGTTTGGCCGGCGAATATCGTGAAGTCGTCACGGCTGCGGGTGTGGTGTCGCCGAGCGGGTTGGCCAAGGCTGCGGGGTCTGTGCAGGGGCCGGCGGCTGTGCAGTCCGGTGTGGGTAGCGCCGGGTCGGTGGCGGAGGGTGGGTCTGGTGAGTCGGCGATGCCCAGTGTTGCTGTGTTGGCTGGCTCGGGGATGGCGAGCCAGGGCTCTACGGTGACGCAGCGCGCCACGCTGGGTGCGTTGACCGGGGATGGTGCCGGGGTGGGAGACGGCTCGGTGCCCGCGTGGCCCGGGCTGCCGGTGCCGGGGGGCGCGAGGCTGAGCTGGCCTGTCGCCCCCGGGGTGGCGGCGGTGACGCGCGCGGGGCAGGCGAGCGGTGTGTCCGGGTCTGGGGGCCCGCCGGGCAAGGCGGTCGACCAGGGGGGTGCGCCGCTGGGGCTGGTCGCTGCCATGGCGGGTAAGGGTCACGTGCCAGCACCCGCTGCCAGGACTGCTGCCGCGCCGGGGGCGCCGGCGGGGGTCGATCCCCATGACGCGGCTGCTCTGACGGGGGACCTTGAGGGTGCTGGGCCCGACACGAATAGCCAGCTTGGCAGACCGGCGCGGCCAGCCACCATTGACAGCGGCGTAGTAGCACCTTCACGCCCGCCCTTGAACTCAGGGTCAACGCCCTAG
- a CDS encoding DUF2694 domain-containing protein: MRQCLPGGDDDHEDLGALNFSHADREDDEGLTADALRAYALTEPEDCETDLAAIRFDSDQDQNSDDEDPVALFTVANPRETVCVSAGLDGRIHQVDLAPEATSMNESELADEILVLAVLARHKGLAGQHAYLSDEDSLPEALCELESLDGCKVLHELIATGVAAWTPEQAAVAQDELFAVRYQRNK; encoded by the coding sequence ATGCGGCAGTGCTTACCCGGAGGCGACGACGACCACGAGGACCTCGGCGCCCTGAACTTTTCCCACGCCGATAGAGAAGACGACGAAGGACTGACCGCTGATGCGTTGCGCGCCTACGCACTGACGGAGCCAGAAGATTGTGAAACCGACTTGGCCGCGATCCGATTCGACTCTGACCAGGACCAGAACTCAGACGACGAGGATCCCGTGGCGTTGTTCACGGTAGCCAATCCCCGCGAAACTGTTTGCGTCTCGGCGGGTCTAGACGGCCGGATTCACCAGGTCGATCTTGCACCGGAGGCGACGAGCATGAATGAATCCGAGCTTGCTGACGAAATTCTCGTTCTCGCGGTTCTGGCCCGGCACAAGGGTTTGGCCGGTCAGCATGCCTATCTCTCCGACGAGGATTCGCTCCCGGAAGCCCTCTGTGAATTGGAATCTTTAGACGGCTGCAAGGTCTTGCATGAGCTTATTGCCACTGGCGTCGCGGCGTGGACACCTGAGCAGGCTGCCGTCGCTCAAGATGAACTGTTTGCCGTCCGATATCAGAGAAACAAATGA
- a CDS encoding ESX-1 secretion-associated protein produces the protein MPDLTVTAGYLEQLAAMQDQAATAAGSAADAASGIKTEVWVTHGVICGASNIAFTGAEEVRRAAGEAMKQASINLAAKLRAAESGYHGTDEQTRASIDQQVVSS, from the coding sequence GTGCCGGACTTAACTGTCACAGCAGGCTACTTGGAACAACTAGCTGCCATGCAGGACCAGGCCGCGACCGCGGCCGGATCCGCGGCCGATGCAGCGTCGGGGATCAAGACCGAGGTGTGGGTCACACACGGTGTGATTTGCGGAGCATCCAACATTGCGTTCACCGGTGCCGAGGAAGTACGCCGCGCAGCGGGTGAGGCTATGAAGCAGGCCTCGATCAACCTCGCGGCAAAGCTGCGGGCCGCCGAAAGTGGTTACCACGGCACCGATGAACAGACGCGGGCAAGTATCGACCAGCAGGTGGTTTCGTCTTGA
- a CDS encoding EspA/EspE family type VII secretion system effector — translation MIADSVRLIANLAGIGQQAAGAGIGGAGMGGSASGEYYASVFSSVAGDALAPFAKRMATSLTTSLVDRYLSVATGMQGAGSAAVGSAAQIILKVIAVVDVLELMTGFGPPADGGDVEAGSAEFSALCGQLKSALPDSRWQGSASQAYAAQDTLLQNLAQRLAELDHAFAGLVKDQADWVVHTRLAMGVVKDILVAAFLLTFVLAFSPWAGPVVARVFALTVAALAMSTVLGMVGALVNFSVNNGREADSLAGEYREVVTAAGVVSPSGLAKAAGSVQGPAAVQSGVGSAGSVAEGGSGESAMPSVAVLAGSGMASQGSTVTQRATLGALTGDGAGVGDGSVPAWPGLPVPGGARLSWPVAPGVAAVTRAGQASGVSGSGGPPGKAVDQGGAPLGLVAAMAGKGHVPAPAARTAAAPGAPAGVDPHDAAALTGDLEGAGPDTNSQLGERAPIEAGARGGGTAQQPHPAPCNG, via the coding sequence ATGATTGCTGATTCCGTTCGCCTCATTGCTAATCTGGCTGGCATTGGTCAGCAAGCCGCCGGTGCAGGAATTGGTGGCGCCGGTATGGGCGGCAGCGCAAGCGGTGAATATTACGCTTCAGTGTTTTCCAGCGTTGCCGGAGACGCACTGGCTCCTTTTGCGAAACGCATGGCCACATCTCTCACCACATCATTGGTTGATCGATATTTGAGTGTTGCCACTGGAATGCAAGGCGCGGGTTCGGCGGCTGTGGGCTCCGCTGCCCAGATCATCCTGAAAGTTATTGCTGTTGTTGATGTGTTGGAGTTGATGACGGGGTTTGGGCCGCCTGCCGATGGGGGTGACGTGGAGGCTGGTTCGGCAGAATTCAGCGCGCTTTGTGGGCAGTTGAAGTCGGCTCTTCCGGATTCGCGTTGGCAGGGTTCGGCGTCGCAAGCTTATGCTGCTCAGGACACGCTGCTGCAAAATCTTGCGCAGCGGTTGGCGGAGTTGGATCATGCGTTTGCTGGGTTGGTGAAAGATCAGGCCGATTGGGTGGTGCATACCCGGTTGGCGATGGGTGTGGTGAAGGACATCCTTGTCGCGGCGTTCCTGTTGACGTTTGTTCTGGCATTTTCGCCGTGGGCTGGCCCGGTGGTCGCGCGGGTTTTTGCGCTTACCGTTGCTGCGCTTGCGATGTCAACTGTGCTGGGTATGGTTGGCGCTTTGGTTAATTTTTCGGTGAACAATGGGCGTGAGGCTGACAGTTTGGCCGGCGAATATCGTGAAGTCGTCACGGCTGCGGGTGTGGTGTCGCCGAGCGGGTTGGCCAAGGCTGCGGGGTCTGTGCAGGGGCCGGCGGCTGTGCAGTCCGGTGTGGGTAGCGCCGGGTCGGTGGCGGAGGGTGGGTCTGGTGAGTCGGCGATGCCCAGTGTTGCTGTGTTGGCTGGCTCGGGGATGGCGAGCCAGGGCTCTACGGTGACGCAGCGCGCCACGCTGGGTGCGTTGACCGGGGATGGTGCCGGGGTGGGAGACGGCTCGGTGCCCGCGTGGCCCGGGCTGCCGGTGCCGGGGGGCGCGAGGCTGAGCTGGCCTGTCGCCCCCGGGGTGGCGGCGGTGACGCGCGCGGGGCAGGCGAGCGGTGTGTCCGGGTCTGGGGGCCCGCCGGGCAAGGCGGTCGACCAGGGGGGTGCGCCGCTGGGGCTGGTCGCTGCCATGGCGGGTAAGGGTCACGTGCCAGCACCCGCTGCCAGGACTGCTGCCGCGCCGGGGGCGCCGGCGGGGGTCGATCCCCATGACGCGGCTGCTCTGACGGGGGACCTTGAGGGTGCTGGGCCCGACACGAATAGCCAGCTTGGCGAGCGGGCGCCGATCGAGGCTGGTGCGCGCGGTGGCGGAACGGCGCAGCAGCCACACCCCGCACCATGCAACGGGTGA
- a CDS encoding YbaB/EbfC family nucleoid-associated protein: MTTEMHPQVAEALRQMRRIQSALEDEERQANTASFAGTDEAKTVKVTLDWRHWLTDLYIQDGLLKHGAELVAQRINAALRDAEANAAATLREQDQRLSASLADIVSELQKGLNLTLKSAT, from the coding sequence ATGACGACCGAAATGCATCCCCAAGTGGCAGAGGCACTCAGGCAGATGAGGCGGATTCAATCAGCGCTCGAAGATGAGGAACGCCAAGCGAATACTGCGTCTTTCGCGGGAACCGACGAAGCCAAGACCGTCAAAGTAACACTCGATTGGCGCCATTGGTTGACCGATCTGTACATCCAGGATGGCTTATTGAAGCACGGTGCCGAATTGGTAGCACAGCGCATCAACGCAGCGCTGCGCGACGCGGAAGCGAACGCGGCCGCAACGCTTAGGGAGCAGGACCAGCGGCTGAGTGCGTCACTTGCGGACATAGTAAGTGAACTACAGAAGGGCTTAAATTTAACCCTGAAATCTGCTACCTAG
- a CDS encoding secretion protein EspK has product MGISRPTGSHVDQMVGQSGWPDVDEDTFYDRRRAFIEVLRETSDVFATSRRQQAEIFDGGIWSGGAADAANSELDRHIRLLTTLQDDLVTAITWHEYIAEAIVQAKSHVSDNVEAAHREINALEINRTMDPAQRTSAINALVIATRSANVSVVADFVEQVHESRTWMPPNNALAELLDQKTPPASPLPVNSHVSSNPEKPLVGEGIEHQPDPISCVPTIASSVSSGWRPTPTGTTTLNVTPNLTPQTPTPPAKPTESSPPISSKPGSAASSAPRGEPAVPVTPVATQRASSTGRAEGLSEASSAQQPVGLFHAPDSSMPFAPIASTGTPPTTMTPAGSSPVASGAVAGSGAGPRPSGRLPNHAATTRSPGAPAQSESAVRPKAADHTPGPDSAAAPIPVSAARAARDAAIAACTANPPRGKSGGNDPLILARRIAAALHAPDQDEGNYGFYWLAAVTNDGAILVANSYGLAYIPEGLQLPECVTMASADARIPVAERARWSTQPLFALQCWVSHHNTHLRAVIGAKERFVDSDPGVATVVLEPEDIPRKGAMLGRSRLEVVDPAAAVQLAGTTDGRLIDLLPPAPAYPAPAREPRPMPEVVDAKGADELRKAGGLRDLFTLLWPTSANADPPADRGSKLWFEVMKPMTSNAPGHERAHFRAFHAYAAYAREVAVNEAYAATNPAAQRSALANFLYWKHLDVAMGEAL; this is encoded by the coding sequence GTGGGAATTTCAAGGCCGACAGGTAGCCATGTCGACCAGATGGTCGGTCAGTCCGGGTGGCCGGACGTCGACGAAGACACTTTCTATGACCGGAGGCGGGCCTTTATTGAGGTCCTGCGAGAGACCAGCGATGTCTTCGCGACCAGCCGGCGCCAGCAGGCTGAGATCTTCGACGGCGGTATCTGGTCAGGGGGTGCCGCTGACGCGGCCAATAGCGAACTCGACAGACACATACGGCTACTAACAACACTGCAAGACGATCTCGTCACCGCGATTACCTGGCACGAATATATCGCCGAGGCGATCGTACAGGCCAAATCGCACGTCAGCGACAATGTGGAGGCTGCTCACCGCGAGATCAACGCATTGGAAATCAACCGCACCATGGACCCGGCTCAGCGAACTTCCGCCATCAATGCTCTGGTAATCGCGACACGCAGTGCCAATGTCAGTGTAGTCGCCGACTTCGTCGAGCAGGTTCATGAAAGCCGCACCTGGATGCCTCCAAACAATGCATTAGCGGAACTGCTCGACCAGAAAACACCGCCGGCGAGCCCACTTCCAGTCAATTCTCATGTCTCATCGAACCCAGAAAAGCCACTCGTCGGGGAGGGGATTGAGCACCAGCCCGACCCCATTTCATGTGTCCCAACGATTGCTTCGTCCGTATCATCTGGATGGCGTCCGACGCCAACAGGGACGACCACACTGAACGTGACACCCAACCTGACCCCACAGACACCTACACCACCTGCGAAGCCAACTGAATCGTCGCCACCGATCTCCAGCAAACCCGGTTCTGCAGCGTCGAGTGCGCCGCGGGGTGAACCTGCCGTTCCGGTGACTCCGGTCGCAACGCAGCGGGCATCTTCAACGGGGCGGGCTGAGGGGCTGAGCGAGGCATCGTCGGCACAGCAGCCTGTTGGTCTTTTCCATGCGCCAGACTCGTCGATGCCGTTCGCGCCCATCGCCTCGACCGGCACGCCGCCCACCACTATGACGCCGGCCGGATCGAGTCCCGTCGCGAGCGGCGCGGTGGCAGGGTCCGGTGCCGGACCGCGGCCCTCGGGCCGGCTACCCAACCATGCCGCGACCACTCGCAGTCCCGGCGCCCCTGCCCAAAGCGAGTCCGCTGTGCGCCCGAAGGCGGCAGATCACACTCCGGGGCCGGATTCTGCTGCGGCACCGATCCCGGTTTCGGCGGCGCGCGCCGCACGCGACGCTGCTATCGCGGCCTGCACGGCCAATCCGCCGCGCGGCAAGAGCGGTGGAAATGATCCGTTGATCTTGGCGCGACGCATCGCGGCCGCCTTGCATGCGCCCGACCAGGATGAGGGAAACTACGGTTTCTACTGGCTTGCTGCGGTAACCAACGACGGTGCGATCTTGGTGGCTAACAGCTATGGACTGGCCTACATTCCCGAAGGATTGCAACTACCGGAGTGTGTGACCATGGCTAGCGCCGACGCGCGCATCCCCGTCGCCGAGCGGGCACGCTGGTCCACCCAGCCGCTGTTTGCGTTGCAATGCTGGGTCAGCCACCACAACACACACCTGCGTGCAGTCATCGGAGCAAAGGAGCGCTTCGTCGATTCCGACCCTGGCGTGGCCACGGTGGTGCTCGAACCGGAAGACATCCCACGCAAAGGCGCGATGCTCGGCCGTTCCCGGTTGGAGGTAGTCGACCCCGCGGCAGCAGTTCAGCTCGCAGGCACCACCGATGGGCGATTAATCGACCTGTTGCCGCCCGCCCCGGCATATCCCGCTCCTGCGCGTGAACCGCGTCCAATGCCCGAAGTGGTGGATGCTAAAGGAGCTGATGAGCTCAGGAAAGCCGGCGGTCTGCGCGACCTCTTCACTTTGTTGTGGCCGACGTCTGCAAACGCCGATCCGCCGGCCGACCGCGGTTCCAAATTATGGTTCGAGGTGATGAAACCCATGACCAGCAACGCCCCCGGCCACGAAAGGGCTCATTTTCGTGCATTCCACGCCTACGCTGCTTACGCGCGAGAAGTCGCCGTCAACGAGGCCTACGCCGCTACCAACCCCGCCGCCCAGCGCTCTGCCCTAGCCAACTTTCTCTACTGGAAACACCTTGATGTCGCCATGGGCGAAGCACTTTGA
- a CDS encoding helix-turn-helix domain-containing protein yields MTGNPWLVEVNPEIYESDSDVAARVTIEVRLRAVTEVSDGAPVGEVAERYGVTRQTVTAWRKRYEAGGLKALADQSRRPHSSPGRIAADVEALICEMRRHHRRWGARRIAYELKREIGGQAPSRSTVHRVLLRNGLVNTQEQQHKRVYKRWAREAPMHLWQLDIVGGVFLVNGREHKIRHRRPFPIRRRCHRVAAAVRPCGM; encoded by the coding sequence TTGACGGGCAATCCGTGGCTGGTGGAGGTCAATCCAGAGATTTACGAATCAGATTCCGATGTTGCGGCGCGCGTCACGATCGAGGTCCGCCTGCGCGCTGTCACTGAAGTCAGCGACGGTGCACCCGTTGGTGAGGTCGCTGAACGCTATGGCGTCACGCGCCAGACGGTCACTGCCTGGCGCAAACGCTACGAGGCCGGCGGCTTGAAGGCTTTGGCCGATCAGTCCCGTCGCCCGCATTCCAGCCCGGGCCGCATCGCCGCCGATGTTGAAGCGTTGATCTGCGAGATGCGCCGGCATCATCGGCGGTGGGGAGCGCGACGAATCGCTTATGAGCTGAAGCGTGAAATCGGCGGACAGGCTCCGTCGCGTTCGACTGTGCATCGGGTTCTGCTGCGCAACGGTCTTGTGAATACTCAAGAGCAGCAACATAAACGGGTCTACAAGCGGTGGGCGCGGGAGGCGCCGATGCACCTGTGGCAACTCGACATCGTCGGTGGGGTCTTCTTGGTCAACGGACGCGAACACAAAATCCGCCATCGACGACCATTCCCGATTCGTCGTCGCTGCCACCGTGTTGCCGCAGCCGTCCGGCCCTGCGGTATGTGA
- a CDS encoding integrase core domain-containing protein, with protein sequence MPQPSGPAVCEAFLAAINRWGAPFEVLTDNGKQFTGKFTRPLPVEVLFERICRENGITARLTRRRSPTTTGKVERFHRTLRRELLDEVGAFESIEAAQAAIDEWVHAYNTVRPHQSLDMATPASLFRNRAGESTLTPSDETHSADQTTNAAPLLQPTDIRACGPIEMDVRVPSSGVVAIAGLQQLWVGKNYAGLTVTLWIDLARIHVVPGDEVIKTVPSRVTTAGLKHLSLRGVRAGRADPVEPAATGVSAGNRPGPIEIDRTASRDGIVVVAGRDLALGTGIAGTRVTLRLDGGLIHATAGNMLLKTLPNPFSSNEVQQLKGVRPAASPLPPPPPSGPQSVQRRVPKDGVIMIADQRLRVGRTHVGTIVTVVVDDHHFRVLDGTTELSLHARTSTKPIRNFNAHRPRQR encoded by the coding sequence TTGCCGCAGCCGTCCGGCCCTGCGGTATGTGAGGCGTTCCTCGCGGCGATCAACCGCTGGGGTGCACCCTTTGAGGTGCTGACCGATAACGGTAAGCAGTTCACCGGAAAATTCACCCGGCCACTGCCCGTCGAGGTGCTCTTCGAGCGGATCTGCCGCGAGAACGGCATCACGGCTCGTTTGACCAGACGTCGTTCGCCGACGACCACCGGCAAGGTCGAGCGCTTCCACCGCACACTGCGGCGCGAATTGCTCGACGAAGTCGGTGCGTTCGAATCCATTGAGGCGGCCCAGGCCGCGATCGACGAATGGGTACATGCCTACAACACGGTCCGCCCACACCAATCGCTGGACATGGCCACACCGGCCAGCCTGTTTCGAAACCGGGCTGGCGAATCCACACTCACGCCGTCAGACGAGACCCATTCCGCCGACCAGACCACCAATGCCGCACCGCTGTTGCAACCCACCGACATCCGCGCCTGCGGACCCATCGAGATGGACGTCCGCGTCCCCTCCTCGGGTGTCGTGGCCATCGCCGGCCTGCAGCAACTCTGGGTCGGCAAGAACTACGCCGGCCTGACGGTGACCTTATGGATTGACCTCGCCCGCATCCATGTCGTGCCTGGCGACGAGGTCATCAAAACTGTCCCATCCCGAGTCACCACCGCTGGCCTTAAGCACCTGTCGCTGCGCGGTGTCCGCGCCGGGCGAGCAGACCCGGTTGAGCCCGCCGCGACAGGCGTGTCCGCGGGTAACCGACCTGGACCCATCGAAATCGACCGCACAGCAAGCCGCGACGGCATCGTTGTGGTCGCTGGTCGCGACCTGGCCCTGGGTACGGGTATCGCCGGCACCAGAGTGACGTTGAGATTAGACGGTGGCCTCATCCACGCGACTGCAGGGAACATGTTGCTCAAGACACTGCCAAACCCATTCAGCAGCAATGAAGTCCAGCAGCTCAAGGGGGTCAGACCCGCAGCATCGCCGCTTCCGCCGCCCCCACCGTCCGGCCCCCAAAGCGTTCAGCGGCGAGTCCCCAAAGACGGCGTAATCATGATCGCCGACCAACGTCTGCGTGTCGGCAGAACGCATGTCGGAACGATCGTCACCGTCGTAGTCGATGACCACCACTTCCGCGTGCTGGACGGCACTACAGAGCTATCACTGCACGCACGGACGTCAACCAAACCCATCCGCAACTTCAACGCCCACCGCCCCCGCCAACGGTAA
- a CDS encoding isoprenylcysteine carboxyl methyltransferase family protein, whose amino-acid sequence MLVPYYLLILAVVLERLAELVVSRRNAKWSFAQGGKEFGRPHYVVMVILHTALLVGCLVEPSALHRPFIPWLGWSMVVVLALSQGLRWWCITSLGKRWNTRVIVLPHAPLVKKGPYRFMHHPNYVAVVAEGVALPMVHTAWLTAVVFTLANAALLSVRLRVENSVLGYA is encoded by the coding sequence ATGCTAGTTCCCTATTACCTGTTGATCCTGGCGGTCGTGTTGGAACGCCTGGCCGAGCTGGTGGTGTCGCGGCGCAACGCCAAGTGGTCGTTTGCCCAGGGCGGCAAGGAGTTCGGCCGGCCGCACTACGTCGTCATGGTCATCTTGCACACCGCTCTGCTGGTGGGCTGCCTGGTGGAACCATCGGCGTTGCACCGCCCCTTCATCCCGTGGCTGGGCTGGTCGATGGTCGTGGTGCTGGCGTTGAGCCAGGGCCTGCGCTGGTGGTGCATCACGTCGCTGGGCAAGAGGTGGAACACCCGGGTGATCGTGCTGCCGCACGCGCCGCTGGTGAAGAAGGGTCCCTACCGATTCATGCACCACCCGAATTATGTTGCGGTGGTGGCCGAAGGCGTCGCCCTGCCGATGGTGCACACCGCCTGGCTGACCGCGGTTGTCTTCACCCTGGCCAATGCCGCCTTGCTGTCGGTCCGGTTGCGGGTCGAGAACTCGGTGCTAGGTTACGCATGA
- a CDS encoding crotonase/enoyl-CoA hydratase family protein has product MTDVPGALVERRGNVMIITINRPEARNAVNGAVSIGVGNALEDAQHDPDVRAVVITGAGDKSFCAGADLKAISRRENIYHPDRPEWGFAGYVHHFIDKPTIAAVNGTALGGGTELALASDLVVADERAQFGLPEVKRGLIAAAGGVFRIMEQLPHKVAMELLLTGEPLTASDAYEWGLINQVVKEGAVLDAALTLAARVTGNAPLSVQASKRIAYGVDEGVITAEEVGWDRTMREMRSLIRSEDAREGPLAFAEKRDPVWKAR; this is encoded by the coding sequence GTGACGGACGTTCCCGGCGCTCTCGTCGAGCGACGCGGCAACGTCATGATCATCACCATCAACCGTCCAGAGGCCCGCAACGCGGTCAACGGTGCGGTCAGTATCGGGGTCGGCAACGCCCTCGAGGATGCCCAGCACGATCCCGACGTGCGGGCGGTGGTGATCACCGGCGCGGGCGACAAGTCGTTCTGCGCCGGTGCCGACCTGAAGGCAATCTCGCGGCGGGAGAACATCTACCACCCGGACCGTCCGGAGTGGGGATTCGCCGGTTACGTGCACCACTTCATCGACAAGCCCACCATCGCCGCCGTCAACGGCACCGCCCTGGGTGGCGGCACCGAGCTGGCACTGGCCAGTGACCTGGTGGTGGCCGACGAGCGTGCCCAGTTCGGGCTGCCGGAGGTCAAGCGCGGGTTGATCGCCGCCGCTGGGGGCGTGTTCAGGATCATGGAACAGCTGCCGCACAAGGTCGCGATGGAGTTGCTGCTGACCGGTGAACCGCTGACCGCCTCGGACGCCTACGAGTGGGGCCTGATCAACCAGGTGGTCAAGGAGGGGGCGGTGCTGGATGCCGCTCTGACGCTGGCCGCACGGGTGACCGGAAATGCGCCGCTGTCGGTGCAGGCCAGCAAGCGCATCGCCTACGGCGTTGACGAGGGTGTGATCACCGCCGAGGAAGTGGGCTGGGACCGCACCATGCGCGAGATGCGTTCGCTGATCAGGTCTGAGGACGCCAGGGAAGGTCCACTGGCGTTCGCCGAAAAGCGCGACCCGGTCTGGAAGGCGCGCTAG
- a CDS encoding thiolase family protein: MAEAVIVEAVRSPIGKRNGGLSGVHPAELSAQVLNGLVTKAGIDPELVDDVIWGCVMQAGEQALDIGRTALLTAGWPETVPGVTVDRQCGSSQQSVHFAAAGVVAGHYDVVVAGGVESMSRTPMGASLANGGRPYPENFLSRYEGKIPNQGIGAEMIAEQWGLSRLDLDQFSLDSHEKAAAAQDAGAFDDQIVAIKDSEGNVVLKDEGIRRGTPMEKMASLKPAFKEDGVIHAGNSSQISDGSAALLFMSAEKAKELGMKPIAKVHTATLAGADPVIMLTAPIPATQKVLKRSGLSIGDIGAYEVNEAFAPVPLAWLKDIGADESKLNPNGGAIALGHPLGGSGARIMTTLLYHMRDKGIRYGLQTMCEGGGQANATILELL, from the coding sequence ATGGCTGAAGCAGTCATCGTCGAGGCAGTTCGTTCCCCCATCGGCAAGCGCAACGGAGGACTGTCCGGGGTGCACCCGGCCGAGCTGTCTGCCCAGGTCCTCAACGGTCTGGTGACCAAAGCCGGCATCGACCCCGAGCTCGTCGACGACGTCATCTGGGGCTGCGTGATGCAGGCCGGCGAGCAGGCCCTCGACATCGGCCGCACCGCGCTGCTCACCGCCGGCTGGCCCGAGACGGTGCCCGGCGTGACCGTCGACCGCCAGTGCGGGTCGAGCCAGCAGTCCGTGCACTTCGCCGCGGCCGGCGTGGTGGCCGGTCATTACGACGTGGTGGTCGCCGGCGGTGTCGAGTCGATGTCGCGGACCCCGATGGGTGCTTCTTTGGCCAACGGCGGGCGCCCCTACCCGGAGAACTTCCTGAGCCGCTACGAGGGCAAGATCCCCAATCAGGGCATCGGCGCGGAGATGATCGCCGAGCAGTGGGGCTTGTCCCGTCTCGACCTGGACCAGTTCTCCCTGGACTCGCACGAAAAGGCCGCTGCCGCACAGGATGCCGGTGCTTTCGACGACCAGATCGTCGCCATCAAGGACTCCGAGGGCAACGTCGTGCTGAAGGATGAGGGCATCCGCCGCGGCACCCCGATGGAGAAGATGGCCTCGCTGAAGCCGGCGTTCAAAGAGGACGGCGTGATCCACGCGGGCAACTCCTCGCAGATCTCCGACGGCTCGGCCGCCCTGCTGTTCATGTCGGCCGAGAAGGCCAAGGAACTGGGCATGAAGCCGATCGCCAAGGTGCACACGGCGACGTTGGCCGGGGCCGACCCGGTGATCATGCTGACCGCGCCGATTCCGGCTACCCAGAAGGTGCTCAAGCGCTCCGGGCTGTCCATCGGCGACATCGGCGCCTATGAGGTCAACGAGGCGTTCGCGCCGGTTCCGCTGGCCTGGCTCAAGGACATCGGCGCCGACGAGAGCAAGCTGAACCCCAACGGCGGGGCGATCGCGCTGGGCCACCCGCTCGGCGGCTCCGGTGCCCGAATCATGACCACGCTGCTGTACCACATGCGGGACAAGGGAATTCGTTACGGCCTGCAGACCATGTGCGAGGGTGGCGGGCAGGCCAACGCGACGATCCTGGAGCTGCTGTGA